In Capsicum annuum cultivar UCD-10X-F1 chromosome 8, UCD10Xv1.1, whole genome shotgun sequence, the genomic window TTTTGAGTTTCCCTTTTCTTTCAGTTCTTGAATCCCTGAGTCCCCTCTCAGGGTGTGATTCAAGAACTGGACGATGTATATTGGCATTTGACGTTTAATCAAGGGTAACTTGATCTCCCTTAGTTTTGTTGGAACCCCATTTCAAGAATCACAAATCTTTTTGgtaagcaatttttttttttcccatTAGAAATATTTGTTCATAATTGAGACGTAGATGATTGATTGATATGCTTATGACCGGATCCATCTCTGCTTTAGGTCTAAACATGCCAGCGTTAGAGGAATTCAGGCAAATAGGAGAGATAATTGGGAGTCTTAAAGCTCTAATGGTTTTCCAAGATGAtatacaaataaatcaaaaacaatGTTGTTTGTTGGTGGACATGCTTAAATGTGCCTACAGGACAATTGCTGAAACCATGAaaaagaacttgagatttgaagaGAGGAATGCGAAATGGAAAATTCTTGAGAACCCCTTAAGGGAGCTTCTCAGGGTGTTCAAAGAGGCAGAGCAGTATATCAAGCAATCCCTGGAAACTAAGGATTTTTGGGCAAAAGCCATAGTTGTTTACAAGAATACAGATTGTGTTGAATTTCACATCCACAATTTGCTCTCTTGTGTGCCAATTGTCATTGAGGCCATAGAAATAGCAGGAGAGATTTCAGGTAGTGACCATGATGAGATACAGAAGAAGAGGTACATTTACGCGATGAAGTATCAGAAAGAGTGTAAAGACCCAAAAATCTTCCAATGGAAATTCGGAGACCAGTACTTGGTTTCCGAGAAGTTCTGCGATAGGGTATGCTTAGTTTGGAATGAAGACAAGTGGACTTTGCAGAATAAAATTCGAGAGAAGAAGAATTCAGGTTCATGTAGTTTGAAAAAGCATGAGCAGCGACTTGCTGATCTCCTCTTGAAGAACTTAAACGAGATGGAGACAGAGAGCGATCATAAACTTTCACCTAGCTCAGTTCTTATAAATTCTAAGGATTACCAGGTAAGAAGGCGATTAGGTAGTGGAAGTCAATACAAGGAGATACAATGGTTGGGGGAGACCTTCTGTTTACGGCATTTGTTTGGGGATATAAAGCCCCTGATTGCAGATATTTCTCGAGAACTGCATCTCTCTCATCCAAATATAATGCACATCTCCTGTGGTTTTACTGACGAAGAAAAGAGAGAATGTTTCTTAATCATGGAACTTATGAACAAAGATTTATCGAGTTACATCAAAGAGATCTGTGGACCAAGAAAGCGCGTACCATTTTCTCTTCCTGTTGCAATTGATTTGCTCCTTCAGATTGCAAGAGGCATGGAATACCTCCACTCAAAGAAAATCTACCATGGTGAGTTGAGTCCTTCCAACATCCTTGTAAAGACAAGGAATGTATCTACAGAAGGGCATTTACATGCAAAGGTTTATGGATATGGCTCATCACGTTCTATCAACGTTCCTCAGAAAGCTAATGTGAATCAAAATAATGGGACGCTCCCAATCATTTGGTTTGCCCCAGAAGTCCTAGCTGAACAAGAGCACTCGGGGAATGGAGGGAACTTTCAGTATACTGAGAAATCTGATGTGTACAGTTTTGGGATGATATGTTTTGAGGTTTTAACAGGGAAAGTTCCATTTGAAGATAGTCATCTACAAGGAGACAAAATGAGTAGAAATGTAAGGGCAGGAGAGAGGCCATTATTCCCATTTCACTCACCAAAATATTTGACTAGCTTGACAAAGAAGTGTTGGCATACTGATCCATATCAACGACCAAGTTTCTCATCCATCTGTAGGGTTCTCCGCTATGTAAAGAGATTCTTGGTGATGAATCCGGAACACAGTCAACAAGACTCACTATTGCCACCAGTAGACTATGGTGAAATTGAAGCTGCGATCTTAAGGAGCTTCCCCTTTATGGGAAATTCTGAATCTGATCCTCTTCCTGTCACACAAATACCTTTCCAAATGTTTGCATACAGGGTCACCGAGAAAGAAAAGTCGAGCACAATTCACAAAGACATAAATTCTGAATCAGGAAGTGATGGAAATTCAGGTTGTGGGGATGATCCTGTAACGGCAGAAGATTCACTTCCATCACCAACCGAAAAGAAGATTGCATCCCCCGAGATTTTGACCAAGAGACTTTCTGTTAAGAAACCTACCGATATCAAAGTCACCAAGCAACCAGGTAGTGTTTCTTTGCTCAAAAGCCTTATCATGCAGCATTTTCACCTAATCTTCCTTTGCCTTCCTAAAGGCTACTTTACCTTATTccaaaattttaaagaaagtCGACTGCCTAACAGAACTTCTGGGACACCAGAAACAACATATACTCcaaaattttattgttatttgttCCTTACTAACAACAAATTCCAAAAGTAAGTTTCCATTTGCTAAAACCTGACTAGGAGTGCGGAACAATCAAGTGGTAGATGTAAAGTAATCATGTTAAAAATTTCTTATCTCACAATTAAAATGATATCATTTATGATTCTTTACATTGATATCAATCAAAATTATAATGTTAGAATTCTTATCAATACCATAAATAGGACCAACCACATCATCTGCTTGGACTTTGTATCTATAAACTTCAGTCACAGAGTATTGCCGGAACAAGAATGGTCTTAAGAGAACACTATACAAATTGATGCAAACTATATCTTGTGCAATGATTGGTCGACCGTATTATGAGTTCCCTTCTCATAAACTACTAGTGCAagctggaaaaaaaaaagagcctCTTTCTGATTGTGTAGTTTTCAATTTCCATATTGTTTTTGTTTGTCTCAAAATTATGAGATCATTGTTTCAGGAACACCAAAGGGACGTTCAGTAAGACCTCCAACCTTACGTACCGCAAGGCAGAATTCCGAAAGTCAGTTAATGGTGATGATGTACAGCCCAAGAACAAGGAAATCATCCGGTCATGCATCAGATTCAGAGCTTCCTTAACTAGTTTTCAAATTATCCAACATTTTATAAGACATTCTGTTCCAATCTGATCAACAAACAAATGGTTGCAGTATCAGATATTCATTGCTGTTTTAACTTTTTGGAAGGGACAGACAGTTCAGAACAAAAGAAGCCATTCAGAACCTCTTTATTGATCCTCATTTTTTAGACTAGTTTTAAAACCCTACATTGTGTGATATTTGAAAGGGTTATAAGACGCAACTCAGTTCCCTCATTCTGCTTGAAGAGATTTGTACAATTTTGGAGAAAAAggttttatctttttcttttggaggaatttttttattttttttttcaaaaaagtctGTCAAACAGTTATAGTTTCAAAAGTTACAAGTGTTTTGTGAGTGCAAGAGTTTTTTTTGGAACCACATTGGTTCAAAAAGTGTCATCGATTCCTATTCAGACTCATCTCTGGTTTGGTGTGCGTTCCATTTGCTTTCTAACAAAGGAATGAAAATGACATCGGCATATTCGTGTCATGCTACTTGAGcagcatatatatatttgttaccaTAAGGTGCATGAATTGAAGAAGAGATCATCACATCCCTTTATCCTTACCTTCTGTTTTCTCCTCTCTATCCTTACCTTTCCCTTTTCTTGATTTGTGATAGGGCCTGCGGATTGGAATTAGAAGGAAAAGGAAGAGTCTACACTGAGCTCACTAGTAAAAAAAAGGCAGGATACAGTTGATCTTCCATcacattgttattttttttttaatactatcATTTATCTTCTATGTAGTTGGAGctcctttttttattattttttagataattcTTTTTAAATGTATTTCACTATCTTCATTATAATTTTAAGTGAAGTTGAAATCACTTGAACTTATGCTTGAGCCACCCCTGACAATATGACAAACACAGCAGTATCCTAAACCACAACCGCAATGGGAGAACAACGGCATGCTACTGTTTCCTAAAACAAAAAGTGTTTCAGAGAGCCATAACCGCACAACATGAACCTTCAAGTTCCACTGCATCTTGGTCTAAATATTTCGCTGATAAAGTTAGTTTTTTGCAGCcatattttgagaaagtgtttgaAAAACTAATACAGAAAAGTAAACCACCTCGTCAGAAGTTGAAAAAGGATCATTAAACTCATCATCTAAATAATTAGCATCTTATTTCATGTAAGACTctttgggaaaaaaaaaaaaacataaacattatcttcctAGAAtcatcatgtatatatataagactcatgtttttcttttaaatGTTTCTTCCAGAACAAACAGAAAAGTGTTTATTGATTACTCAGACAAGAAATAGGATAATGTAAAAACCTGTGAAAAATTAATATAGAGAAGTACATGATAAAAATCTTATCATGCAAGACTCTTAGATGAAACTATAGTTGTAAACAACTCATCACGAGTTGAAATAGGATCATTTGCTTCAAACTTATTATCTAAGTAACTACGATTCAATTTCATGTGaaagtatttgaaaaacaaaAGAGGAAGAAGTAAATACATACTTTATCGGTCTAAATTCCTAATGcttatatatattgttgaaggAGTGATAAAGAAGTAGTATTAAAGATAGGGGAGTAAGTTACCTTTAACCTCAGCATATCCATTCCtagcatctattgtgacagaATTGGTGTCACCTATCTCAGCGAGAATCCAGTTCTTCATAGTCGCATGAAACATGTTGAGATAAACTTCCATTTTGTTCACAAGCATGTTCAACTAAAGCCGGTTCGAGCATACACTCACTAAAGCACTTGTCAAGCCCGCCGTTATCGCAATTTGTTCAAGTTAGCTTGGTGACAAATAGCATAGCCTAATTTGAGGGAACAATCATATCTTGTTGATAGATCTTATGCATACGATTATCATTTCTCTTCTATGTTCATCTTTAGCTTACTATTCAGTATTTCCATAGTTTTCGGTCTTCAGTAAAGTATTCATGCGTGGTACACACACTTCATCACTATCTTCTTTGTTTCGAAGGAGGCATAAGTCATAACCAAGTGTAAAACAAAATCCAGAATGCACGAAAAGTAATACCGCCAGATGAAAAAACAGAGGAAGCAGCGAAGCTCATAGAGTTGAAACCAGAACGGAAGTAGCAGTAATAGAGAGAGCAAAAAGACTTGTATTATTCTAACATCGCCGGAAGCTAAGTTCAGATACTTCTAAATACATATTGGAAATACcctattaattatactttaaaaatataaatttaattatatatacacTTTATACTATTAGATAGAAATAATATCATGACAGATAATGCCATGATGAAAACAGTATTGAAAGAACAGAAGAATAGTAACAGAGTTAATTATAGGATgagtttatttcatatttgattgtGATAAGATGTGGGGAGCTATTTCAACAGAGCTACTAAGCTTTTTTTTCGTGCTTAATGTTGGGGAacaatgaaaaatatatcaataataatagtagtagtatttaTTATTAACAAAATAGCAaagactatttttttaatttactatttaattatttttattatatttataactggactcctaaaatatatgggaggagaatcaattaatattttcctttgtagtgatcaattagaaaaatactcctacaATAAGACTATAATTTTTGATCGATTTTTGCAAAAAAGACCGACCTCCTATATATAGTCgattttcaacaatttttaatAGTGAaaacaattaattaattaaaattataactcaaaaaattatagactttataaatagtaaatataacAAAACCTGTCATAAGAGAAAATCTATGGACAATATCGAAAAATCAATATTCTATGAAAACCGACAAACTTCCGTTGGTTATTTTCATAGAAAAATGGGCGATAACATATGTTGTTTTAATTTACCTTTACTACACTCAAACCTCTCTATAACATCATTTTGCTATAAGGGTATTTTACTTTAGCGATATGATATTTTCAAAAATCGATTTTTATGTTAtatgtgatcactattgtattattttgttgtaatttacaggtcgtagatgaatttacaggtggtagacgAATGTCGGTCGACTTTGAGGATTTATTTTCGATAAagtctttattatttaaacaaatatcctatttagtgtaacgtttgaactcaatagagtgaggtacacgcgcgaggcacgtacacctaaaatatattttgatatctctattgtcgtactattttgttatagtttacaggaggtggtagatgagtgtcagacgactttgaaaaaaattttgtgtaaaggttagatttaattacattgttttgatgtctctatcatcgtgtTATTTTGTTGCACTTTACAGTTGGTAGATGAATGCcgatcgactttgagaattttttttgataaatgttaggtttaattaaattaatttttcccTAAACTAGTAAGTAATATAAACATATACTTAAGTCATGCCAAGCAATgtcctaaaaaattattttaatggtgTGAAATATTTCTTCCAAATTAAACAAGTTTTTCTTAATAGTAATTAGAGGATACAAGAAccaacaaaattaattaataaaaccAACAAGttaaacaataaaataacaaatcaaaagataactgaataaaatattagTTAGCTAGTTTCTCTAGTTCATTATCACATTAaattacttgatttttttttctagcTGGATTATAAATAATGTAATAgcattttttaactctttaagaatACTAGTATATTTACCCGTGCGATGCACGGATTATGTAcgtattaaattaatattataattctatgaattaaataaataaagtttttatttttaatttttaaattaatagaattataataccataaataacataattttttttaaaaaagtgtatgTAGGAGAGTGCAAAAAATGAAACTATCAAGAAATTGTATATCATAAAAATGTGAatgttcattttattataatgcatatacatattcatatacttattaatatatatttatcttaATGTTTATATAATGTTTACAAAACAACTCAAATTATTAtcaatcttttcatatttttagatatctgaaattaaaattcatcatCTATGATTTTTGATTAAACTATGATTCGAAATTTtagataaattaatattatattatttatgaatattatattattagttaAATGTCATCCAAATTGTTAagtattaataaatagataaaataatttattaatttgattattgatttaacatattaaattgtaaaaaaaattaaactaacaaaaattcataatatcaaaataaattgactGATGCAAATGTATAGGCACATGTAGTTTCAAGCAATATACTACCATTAATATTAAGTAATAAAttaaatacaaatttattttatgttttcttaattaattgaatttattaaattagtTTCCCTAAATAAAATTATGGTCCAAACTAATAAAAAACAGCCAACCCATAAATATCAGGCCTAGTTAATTCATAATAATGATCCAACCCATTAAATATTAGCCCAAGTGAATTCATAATAATGATCCAGCCCATTAAATAATagtttctttttctaaaaaataaaataaatacctGGATGTATCTAGAATAGGAAACATttggtattaattttttttgtctgaCAAGTCACTATCCTATTACctccatctttattttcttgatgtcgataaaaaaaaaatgacagaTGCTTGTTCATATTAATTTCTATACCATTATTAAGataaaattttcttcttctgTAAATATATAGAGGCATGCATCTTCTTTCAATTATCTCATTTGGTTCTTTAACTTCattatatggattgtatatgtaACATCCTTAATCAGATCTGCTGATTgtattaaaattctattttcgTCTGCAACTAACTTGGTAATATTTCAAATTTGAAGGTAAAAAACTAAGCTTAAATatgttttttcattattaaatcgAAATGGGtctatactgggtatgttgttgttgtaaatgggtctgtgtattttgttatttttgctatatttaaattaacattttcaataaAAGTTGTTATTCACTAACCCCAGATTTTGTGTGAGTAATTATTAGTTTACGTTAGCtaagtttttattatttgtatcttGGTTGACTAATTTGAAATAGTTTATTGTTAGATATCGGGCAAATGATAGATAGATTTTCGATCTATGTATTATGTCCCTGTTATTGTGGTATTAGCAGTATCGAATAAGCCATTTTTCTTCCTtattatttgttttcattttctGATTTGAACATGCAAATGAGATCTGAGCTTGATGCGGCTGGAAATGATTATTATAAGCTGGAATGACATGATTAACTTATCAAAATTTGGTGTGTATACTGATTCGTCAGGCATGTGTTATACTTTTCTATTGATGTATTGATGAATCTATGGTTGATATTATGTAATTTATGTAAAAAATGATCTAATGTGCTGTTAATTGGGAGTTGctttgttggtattgttgtgACTTTCCATGTTTTGAATAGATTGGTTAGTATCCATGTTGATTTGTTTTTGCATGTGGTTTTGTATGTACTGAAATAGTGGAATTGATCTGCAAAACTTTCTAGTATTGTGTTGTTAATCTCGAACAAAAtagtattaattatattttatatttatatatcaattatataCTGATTTTGTACATGATTTTGAATCACAATTCATAGTATCTTTTATTATGCTGTTATACTTGAGTTTTGTAGTAAATGTCAAGATTTATTCGAGATTTGTTAATGTAACATTTTTGTTTCTTGTCCTTCGGATTATTTTACtatctcttctttcttttacctaaattttaaactattttgttgtagtttctttTTCCTTAATATCTGATGCTTTGCGTACTTATATGATGTTTTTTTGTACTCCCTATTCTTTTATCTAAACTGCTTAGGACTGTTTTTCTTGAGTTGGGGTTCCGGAATAAAGCTCACAACCTCTGAGATAGGGGTAAAGATTGCATACACTTTACCTAAGATTGTGTACACTCTACCTTTTTGAGACTCCATTTTGTAGGACTATTCTATATATGATGTTGTTGTCGTAGATGTTTGTTGCCGCCGTATTCCCATTTCTAACAATTATGCTATGTGATTCGAATCAAAGTGCTTATTCGTTCTTATTTTGTGACAACACATATTAATATTTGGGTTTATATGATACagaacaaaacaaaagaaattaaGCGCGGATGTGgacatactattatgtcatggTTTATCAGTTGTAATATTTAACACGCATAACTGACTTATATTACTGCtgcttgtatatatataaatatagttgttgatgtcatagCTTCATTTCATCGATTTGTTAAGAAGGATATGATAACTGGTCTGAAACATCCTATGAAAGATGAAACAGTACCAGCGTGGTCCGTTCCCGTGAGTAATTCTTTTCTATAATACAATGCCTAAGACGATGAATTAGGAGTGTGAACGGGGTGTTGATTATACTGTGCTTGCACTTTTCAAAAAgtggaattttttttaatcaaatcacCGAATATCTAGTGTTTTTTTAACagatttctttgatgaaacagctATATGCAATTGCATTGCCTGTTATCATCTTCATTTCATGTATATTCGAAGGAGGGATGTGTGTGATCTTCACCAGAGTGTTCTAGGTAATTCCATTTTAGAGATGTTTTTCTTTTAGAGTGAATTGTTCAAGAAAGGATACACAACAAAAATGTTTCAAATGGGTCATAGATCATACATTCCTACAGAGGTAAGTTGACATTTCCTTCACACATTAATTCTTTGAGCATAGTGTACTATAATTTGCAGCTTGTggattctatttctttttctgcttaCCAAGTCATCCTATCGTGGTGCAAATGAGAAGGTATATGAACTACACattttcatgttgaatttgagaAAGTGtctttcaactttttcttgtGTGGTTCCTGCTCCTTTATTGCATTTGTAGCCCTGCAGTAAATGTAAAGATTGCTAAAGAAACTGTTATTGAGTTTAAATTGTTTATGACACTGTGCGGCTATTAGATGATGACTATTGGAAGTTGGTGTTCTTTGTTCTTGTTCAGTTTAATTTGATTGCACACTGATCACTTAGACTTATATGCACTTCCAATGGGTACCACATAAGATTCATAATTCTGTAAGAACAAAACTCATTTTTGTTAAATTATGCATCATAATGGATAGAGTTTTGGATATCCTCCTAAGAGCTTAACGTGTCCTACCTTCAGGTTTTCTGTAAGGAAAGTGGTCCTTCCTTAGTGAACATCAGAGAAGCATATGAAGTCAACTACAGTGATCCTGAAAAAGGTGAgggttcataattttttttattgtgtacTATGAAAAGTCATTATACTTAGAGAAATCTTTTGAAACATCAACTAATtactctatatatttttattttgtaaatgtCCGGAAGACAGTGAGGAGCAACATGACTTTAAAATTGTCTAGATATCAAGATGTTATGGCAATTTGAAAATGGGCTGGATATCCAGATCTTTTCATTAcatttactttcaattcaaagTGGCCTGAGATAATCAGATTCTTAATGATTAGAGACTTACAACCAGAAGATCGTCCAGACATTTTATCTAGGGTGTTCAAAATGAAGTTAGATCATTTAATaaaggatttgaaagagaagCAAATATTTGGAGCAGTTAAATCATGTATAGAATACCTTTTTCATGATAATCACttttacaataataaattttaatcACAGAATATGTATTACTCTGTACATAAactattaatttcattatttttttcatttattatctcACATTTCTAATTCTAACTATATGTGTTGTTGTATTAGTtagttaaaat contains:
- the LOC107839281 gene encoding mitogen-activated protein kinase kinase kinase 7 — translated: MPALEEFRQIGEIIGSLKALMVFQDDIQINQKQCCLLVDMLKCAYRTIAETMKKNLRFEERNAKWKILENPLRELLRVFKEAEQYIKQSLETKDFWAKAIVVYKNTDCVEFHIHNLLSCVPIVIEAIEIAGEISGSDHDEIQKKRYIYAMKYQKECKDPKIFQWKFGDQYLVSEKFCDRVCLVWNEDKWTLQNKIREKKNSGSCSLKKHEQRLADLLLKNLNEMETESDHKLSPSSVLINSKDYQVRRRLGSGSQYKEIQWLGETFCLRHLFGDIKPLIADISRELHLSHPNIMHISCGFTDEEKRECFLIMELMNKDLSSYIKEICGPRKRVPFSLPVAIDLLLQIARGMEYLHSKKIYHGELSPSNILVKTRNVSTEGHLHAKVYGYGSSRSINVPQKANVNQNNGTLPIIWFAPEVLAEQEHSGNGGNFQYTEKSDVYSFGMICFEVLTGKVPFEDSHLQGDKMSRNVRAGERPLFPFHSPKYLTSLTKKCWHTDPYQRPSFSSICRVLRYVKRFLVMNPEHSQQDSLLPPVDYGEIEAAILRSFPFMGNSESDPLPVTQIPFQMFAYRVTEKEKSSTIHKDINSESGSDGNSGCGDDPVTAEDSLPSPTEKKIASPEILTKRLSVKKPTDIKVTKQPGTPKGRSVRPPTLRTARQNSESQLMVMMYSPRTRKSSGHASDSELP